Proteins encoded within one genomic window of Camelina sativa cultivar DH55 chromosome 19, Cs, whole genome shotgun sequence:
- the LOC104765291 gene encoding putative callose synthase 8, which translates to MSHEIVPVDPTDVFVDMVPIFPEDSPTIRQSTRSVTFQEQYVWVPYDSEKLPETLASGIQRFLRVANLVESEEPRIAFLCRFYTFEVAHRIDASSTGRGVRQFKNSLLRRLEKDDELTTRIRKDRNDIRELKRVYDSYLAYIIAHGASFDLDNNSQREKMINARRIASVLYEILKAADKSGAYAPPPESILLNRDEETGELLDMVISIEDTHKRNLDGTFVDEKADLIVEKCKALEEESQTHLCQGDHDSIQSNHLTQTDIDTIHKEEVQIKEDRRLADGSMKGDLIPSSAVPYLSNEDKYLATQEKLNKVEKKIEEMELKLKDVDFWTNVMQNMFPDQVPPSIRANQTENNKHQ; encoded by the exons ATGTCTCACGAAATCGTCCCCGTTGATCCCACCgatgtttttgttgatatggTACCCATCTTCCCCGAAGATTCGCCAACCATCCGCCAGTCCACGAGATCCGTCACTTTTCAGGAACAATATGTGTGGGTACCCTATGACAGCGAGAAGCTTCCCGAGACGTTAGCCTCAGGGATTCAAAGGTTTCTTCGTGTAGCAAACTTGGTTGAGTCTGAAGAACCTCGTATTGCTTTTCTTT GCCGTTTTTATACGTTTGAGGTAGCTCACCGAATTGACGCTAGTTCCACTGGAAGAGGTGTACGACAATTCAAAAATTCACTTCTCCGAAGGCTTGAGAAG GACGACGAGTTAACTACGAGAATAAGAAAGGATAGGAATGATATTAGAGAACTCAAACGTGTTTATGATTCTTACTTGGCATACATTATCGCACATGGTGCATCATTCGATTTGGATAATAATAG TCAGCGAGAGAAAATGATAAACGCACGCAGAATTGCGTCTGTTTTGTATGAAATTCTCAAGGCAGCCGACAAAAGTGGCGCTTACGCACCACCCCCAGAAAGTATACTATTAAACCGGGATGAGGAGACTGGTGAACTACTTGACATGGTCATCTCAATAGAGGACACCCACAAGAGAAATTTAGATGGGACCTTCGTCGACGAAAAAGCCGACTTGATAGTTGAGAAGTGCAAAGCCCTGGAGGAGGAGAGCCAAACTCACTTGTGTCAAGGCGATCATGACTCCATCCAGTCAAACCATCTCACCCAAACTGACATAGATACCATCCACAAAGAG GAAGTTCAAATAAAGGAAGACAGAAGGTTGGCAGATGGGTCAATGAAGGGCGATCTCATACCGAGTTCCGCAGTTCCATATTTGTCAAACGAAGATAAATATCTTGCGACACAAGAAAAGTTgaacaaggtggagaagaagattgaggaGATGGAGCTGAAACTCAAGGATGTTGACTTCTGGACTAACGTGATGCAAAACATGTTTCCAGACCAAGTACCTCCGTCTATTAGagcgaaccaaaccgaaaacaacaaacatcaatAA